The genomic window TTACGGAGTTCCTTATGCGGATTTGAATACCAATGAAGTAAGTTCAGAACAGGTATTAAGAATTCCAGAAAAAATGGCAAAAAAGCTTAATGCTGTACTCTATAAGGAAACGAATGATTCTGTGGTAATCGCAACGAGCGATCCGAGTAATCCTGAAATTAAGGAAAAATTAGTATGGATTTTTAATACAAAAAAAATAAAACTTGCATACTCAATGTATGTAGATATTGAGAAGGCTTTCTCTTATTATAAAGAGAATTTAGCAGATCGCTTTACAAATATCATTCAATCGGAAAATAAAGTTGCTCCAGAAATGGTACTGGAAATTTTAAAAGATGCGCTTAATAGAAGTGCTTCTGATGTTCATTTTGAACCAATGAAAGAAAAGGTAAGTATTCGTTTTCGTGTGGACGGAGTCCTTCAAGAGGTTGGCGAAGTAACACCACAGTATTATCAAAATATTATAAATCATCTTAAAATAAGCGCTTCTCTTAAAATTGATGAACATAAGACGACTCAAGATGGCGCACTTCATTTTTATATCAATAAAACAGAATTGAATTTGAGAATCTCAATCGTTCCTATTGTGGAAGGAGAAAAAATCGTACTAAGAATTCTTTCGAGACAAAGTAGTAGTCTTGGCTTAGAAAATCTTGGTCTTTCACAAAAAGATCAAGAAATATTTGAGACTACGATCAGAAGGCCTTTTGGAATGATTATTATTAGTGGTCCGACAGGTTCAGGAAAGAGTACAACATTATATTCTTTACTTACAAAAATAAATAATTCTGAAATAAATATAACTTCTATTGAAGATCCTGTTGAATACATTATTCAC from Candidatus Moraniibacteriota bacterium includes these protein-coding regions:
- the tadA gene encoding Flp pilus assembly complex ATPase component TadA; protein product: MAINEKDILDIVLREGYVSQEDFDKALHREKKGNASALDYLLENNVLSLDLVGQAMAEYYGVPYADLNTNEVSSEQVLRIPEKMAKKLNAVLYKETNDSVVIATSDPSNPEIKEKLVWIFNTKKIKLAYSMYVDIEKAFSYYKENLADRFTNIIQSENKVAPEMVLEILKDALNRSASDVHFEPMKEKVSIRFRVDGVLQEVGEVTPQYYQNIINHLKISASLKIDEHKTTQDGALHFYINKTELNLRISIVPIVEGEKIVLRILSRQSSSLGLENLGLSQKDQEIFETTIRRPFGMIIISGPTGSGKSTTLYSLLTKINNSEINITSIEDPVEYIIHGANQIQVNLDSNITFARGLRSIVRQDPDVIFVGEIRDSETADISVNAALTGHFLFSTFHANNAESTFLRLMDMGVERFLLASTLNLVVSQRLLRKLCEKCRYSKEVTSEYASQFPVEFSKYLKGLKNIYQGKGCSVCRGTGYKGRIAAFQLIQVTPEIQTLILRSATSQEIWDVAKKQGARSLFEDAQDKANLGITSYEEIFRVTPPTVE